The following proteins are co-located in the Solanum pennellii chromosome 1, SPENNV200 genome:
- the LOC107007113 gene encoding digalactosyldiacylglycerol synthase 1, chloroplastic-like codes for MMNFKPPETKTTPSSSSYSSTAEKAFSLISKGWKEVRSSADADLQLIRNRAKELENFLNSVPTITATATATATTPGEIDFVKKLRPKLSEIRRVYSSPDFNWAPKGKLRIDLSGITNAIVTESEDEKLGKWRRERLKDEKQFGELSNWEPIRAFRNRLREMEVEIKSSNSSSPVEIFEGIKNSEFMEKVKSSFKSICKEPEESKGVPPLDVPELLAYLVRQSSPFLDQIGIRRDISDKIVESLCSKRRNKLLLRALPEGDSSLIEGDSMNDELELRIASVLQSTGHHYEGGFWSNSTKQNVSDGKRHVAIVTTASLPWMTGTAVNPLFRAAYLAKSEKQNVTLLVPWLCKSDQELVYPNNLTFSSPEEQELYIRNWLEERVGFKTDFKISFYPGKFSKERRSILPAGDTTQFIPSRDADIAILEEPEHLNWYHHGKRWTDKFNHVVGIVHTNYLEYIKREKNGALQAFLVKHVNNWVTRAHCDKVLRLSAATQDLPRSVVCNVHGVNPKFLKIGEKMAAERQSGHQVFSKGAYFLGKMVWAKGYRELIDLLAKHKSDLDGFNMDLFGNGEDAHEVQTTARTLNLNVNFMKGRDHADDSLHSYKVFINPSISDVLCTATAEALAMGKFVVCADHPSNEFFQAFPNCLTYKTSEDFVTKVKEAMTGEPQPLTPEEQYKLSWEAATQRFIEYSDLDKVLTSEKGSDRRKTRIKGIGKSVSMPNLGGMVDGSLAFAQYCLTGNEFVRWCSGATPGTRDYDQQHCEDLNLLPPQVENPIYGW; via the exons atgatgaatttcaagCCGCCGGAGACTAAAACGACGCCGTCATCGTCGTCGTATTCGTCTACGGCGGAGAAAGCGTTTTCATTGATATCTAAAGGATGGAAAGAGGTTCGTTCTTCCGCCGACGCAGATCTACAACTCATCAGAAACAGAGCTAAGGAACTCGAAAACTTCCTTAACTCAGTACCAACAATTACCGCTACTGCAACTGCAACTGCAACTACTCCGggagaaattgattttgttaaGAAGCTCCGTCCAAAATTATCGGAAATACGTAGGGTTTATTCGTCGCCGGACTTCAATTGGGCACCGAAAGGGAAGCTTAGGATCGATTTATCGGGAATTACGAATGCGATTGTGACGGAATCGGAAGATGAGAAATTGGGGAAATGGAGAAGAGAGAGGTTAAAGGATGAAAAGCAATTTGGGGAATTGAGTAATTGGGAACCAATTAGGGCTTTTAGGAATCGATTAAGAGAGATGGAGGTTGAGATTAAGAGTTCGAATTCGTCTTCTCCGGTGGAGATTTTCGAAGGGATTAAGAATAGTGAGTTTATGGAGAAAGTAAAATCGAGCTTC AAGTCAATTTGCAAGGAACCAGAAGAGTCGAAG GGAGTTCCGCCACTGGACGTGCCAGAGTTGTTAGCATATTTGGTTAGACAGTCAAGCCCATTTTTGGATCAAATTGGCATCAGAAGAG ATATCTCAGACAAGATCGTTGAGAGTTTGTGCAGCAAACGGCGAAACAAGCTTTTATTACGTGCTCTACCTGAAGGAGATTCTTCCCTGATCGAAGGCGATAGTATGAATGATGAACTAGAACTACGAATTGCCAGTGTACTACAAAGTACTGGTCATCATTATGAAGGTGGGTTTTGGAGCAATTCGACAAAGCAAAACGTATCAGATGGTAAAAGACATGTAGCCATAGTCACAACTGCTAGCCTTCCGTGGATGACAGGAACAGCTGTCAATCCTCTCTTCCGAGCGGCTTATTTGGCCAAGTCTGAAAAGCAGAACGTTACACTCTTGGTTCCATGGCTATGTAAATCGGACCAAGAACTAGTTTATCCAAACAATCTTACATTTAGTTCACCAGAAGAGCAGGAACTCTACATACGGAATTGGCTCGAGGAAAGAGTCGGTTTCAAGACCGATTTCAAGATCTCGTTTTATCCTGGAAAG TTCTCCAAGGAAAGGCGAAGTATACTACCGGCTGGAGATACTACTCAGTTTATCCCATCACGGGATGCTGATATTGCAATCTTAGAAGAGCCAGAACATCTAAACTGGTACCACCATGGCAAACGTTGGACCGATAAGTTTAACCATGTCGTTGGTATTGTTCACACAAATTATTTGGAGTATATCAAAAGAGAGAAGAATGGGGCTCTTCAAGCTTTCCTTGTGAAACACGTAAATAATTGGGTCACAAGAGCGCATTGTGACAAG GTGCTTCGCCTTTCTGCTGCTACACAGGATTTACCCAGGTCTGTGGTCTGCAACGTTCATGGTGTAAATCCGAAGTTCTtgaaaattggagaaaaaaTGGCTGCAGAAAGACAAAGCGGTCATCAAGTTTTCTCTAAAGGTGCATACTTCTTGGGAAAAATGGTTTGGGCTAAGGGTTACAGGGAGTTAATAGACCTTTTAGCGAAGCACAAAAGTGACCTTGATGGTTTTAATATGGATTTGTTTGGCAACGGGGAAGACGCTCATGAAGTGCAGACAACAGCTAGGACGTTAAATTTGAATGTCAACTTCATGAAAGGCAGAGACCACGCGGATGATTCTCTTCATAG TTATAAAGTCTTCATAAATCCTAGTATCAGCGATGTACTCTGTACAGCTACAGCTGAGGCACTCGCTATGGGGAAATTTGTAGTTTGTGCAGATCATCCGTCTAATGAGTTCTTCCAGGCATTTCCTAACTGCTTGACGTATAAGACATCAGAAGACTTTGTAACAAAGGTTAAAGAGGCAATGACCGGTGAACCTCAGCCTCTAACTCCCGAGGAACAATATAAGCTTTCGTGGGAAGCTGCAACCCAGAGATTCATCGAATATTCTGATCTCGATAAGGTTTTGACTAGTGAAAAAGGCAGTGACAGGAGAAAAACCAGGATCAAAGGCATAGGAAAATCAGTTTCCATGCCAAATCTCGGAGGGATGGTTGACGGGAGCCTGGCATTTGCACAATATTGTCTCACAGGGAACGAGTTCGTGAGGTGGTGTTCTGGTGCTACACCGGGAACACGAGATTATGACCAGCAACATTGTGAAGATCTCAATCTCTTACCTCCCCaggtagaaaacccaatttATGGCTggtag
- the LOC107011418 gene encoding uncharacterized protein LOC107011418 yields the protein MGLLSNRIDRSSLKPGDHIYSWRTAYIYAHHGIYVGDNKVIHFTRRGQEVGTGTILDHILVSSIPNRSTVPCTVCTPPSDGHGVVSSCLDCFLAGGILYRFEYAVTPAIFLAKARGGTCTLAVSDPDDIVVHRANYLLTNGFGLYNVFKNNCEDFAIYCKTGLLVVDDSTMGQSGQAVSIIGGPLAAVMSTPLRLVTTNVYGMVATAVGVYCASRYAADIGMRRDVMKVSAEDLTTRLTTGLLRVVEPSLAVLPPTTS from the exons atggGGTTGCTTTCTAATAG AATTGATAGAAGCAGCCTCAAACCTGGAGATCATATTTATTCTTGGCGTACTGCTTATATTTATGCTCATCATG GTATCTATGTTGGGGATAATAAAGTCATTCACTTCACAAGACGTGGTCAAGAAGTAGGAACTGGAACCATTCTGGATCATATTTTGGTAAGTTCAATTCCAAATCGATCTACTGTTCCTTGTACTGTTTGCACTCCCCCTTCAGATGGTCACGGAGTAGTCTCGTCATGTTTGGACTGCTTTCTTGCTGGAGGTATCCTCTATCGGTTTGAATATGCTGTAACTCCTGCTATCTTCCTCGCAAAAGCACGTGGAGGAACATGCACTCTTGCAGTCTCGGATCCAGATGACATTGTAGTCCATCGAGCAAACTACCTCCTTACAAATGGCTTTGGACTGTACAATGTGTTCAAGAACAACTGTGAGGACTTCGCCATCTACTGTAAGACAGGACTACTCGTGGTAGATGATAGTACAATGGGACAAAGTGGACAAGCAGTGTCTATAATCGGTGGACCACTTGCAGCTGTTATGTCAACACCACTACGTCTAGTCACCACCAACGTTTATGGGATGGTAGCAACAGCTGTTGGGGTCTATTGTGCCAGTCGCTATGCAGCTGATATTGGTATGCGGAGGGATGTGATGAAAGTATCTGCAGAAGATCTAACAACAAGGCTAACAACTGGCTTGCTCCGAGTTGTTGAACCTAGTCTCGCAGTTTTGCCACCTACGACTAGCTAG
- the LOC107028203 gene encoding serine/threonine-protein kinase rio2 — translation MKLDVNVLRYLSKDDFRVLTAVEMGMRNHEIVPCELIDRIARLKHGGTYKVLKNLLKHKLVHHDSSKYDGFRLTYLGYDFLAIKTLVNRGMFNGVGRQIGVGKESDIFEVVKEDGTVLAMKLHRLGRVSFRAVKSKRDYLRHRSSYNWLYLSRLAALKEFAFMKALEEHGFPVPQAVDCNRHCVLMSLVPGYPLVQVRELQNPDVVFETIIAAVIRLAEHGLIHCDFNEFNIMIDDDEKVTMIDFPQMVSVSHPNAQMYFDRDVECIYKFFAKRYNMSFDENENDSDGLEVDINEVGRPQFSEINKNSGFLDRELAASGFTRKDQDELEKLIEGELENHSDSDDEGTADEEDEEDEEDINNTNVKQLESLNLAKEDVNHQAGDDKHDDNQQVGDEHDPEEEEEEEAESEDDPELEKSLSKQRKKAIQAAHRGKRNFASRNTYKDKGGKSSQNSKVHKQLSGW, via the exons ATGAAGTTGGATGTTAACGTTTTGAGATACCTTTCGAAAGATGATTTCAGGGTCCTTACTGCCGTTGAGATGGGAATGCGCAAT CATGAGATTGTGCCTTGTGAGCTCATTGACCGGATTGCTCGCCTCAA GCATGGAGGCACATATAAAGTGTTGAAGAATTTGCTAAAGCACAAATTAGTGCATCATGACTCTTCTAAAT ATGATGGATTTCGACTCACCTACCTTGGTTATGATTTCCTTGCGATAAAGACTTTGGTTAATCGTGGAATGTTTAATGGAGTGGGTCGTCAAATTGGTGTTGGAAAAGAGTCTG atatttttgagGTTGTAAAGGAAGATGGCACAGTTCTTGCAATGaagttgcacagacttggtagGGTTTCTTTTAGGGCAGTCAAATCAAAACGTGACTATTTGAGGCATCGTAGTAGCTACAATTGGCTGTACTTATCCCGACTTGCTGCCTTGAAAGAGTTTGCTTTTATGAAG GCACTAGAAGAACATGGATTTCCTGTTCCTCAGGCTGTGGATTGCAACCGACATTGTGTGCTTATGTCACTTGTCCCAGGCTATCCACT TGTGCAGGTTAGGGAGCTGCAAAACCCAGATGTGGTTTTTGAAACAATCATTGCTGCTGTTATTCGTTTGGCAGAACACGGGCTTATTCACTGTGACTTTAATGAATTTAATATAATG attgatgatgatgaaaagGTCACCATGATTGATTTCCCACAAATGGTGTCAGTCTCTCATCCTAACGCTCAGAT GTACTTTGATCGTGATGTGGAGTGCATCTATAAGTTCTTTGCAAAGCG GTACAATATGTCCtttgatgaaaatgaaaatgattctGATGGTTTGGAGGTTGACATAAATGAAGTTGGTCGCCCCCAATTTTCTGAAATAAACAAGAACAGCGGTTTCTTGGACAGAGAACTTGCTGCCAGTGGTTTTACGAGAAAGGATCAAGATGAGCTTGAAAAG TTGATTGAGGGAGAACTTGAAAATCATTCAGATTCTGACGATGAAGGAACTgctgatgaagaagatgaagaagatgaagaagacaTTAACAACACAAACGTCAAGCAGCTCGAATCCTTGAACTTGGCGAAG GAAGACGTTAATCATCAAGCTGGAGATGATAAGCACGACGATAACCAACAAGTTGGGGATGAACATGATCccgaggaagaggaagaggaagaggccGAGTCTGAAGATGATCCTGAACTAGAGAAAAGCCTGAGCAAGCAGAGGAAGAAGGCTATCCAGGCTGCCCATCGGGGCAAGAGGAACTTTGCCTCGAGGAATACATACAAAGACAAAGGTGGGAAATCCTCACAGAACTCAAAGGTCCATAAGCAATTGAGTGGCTGGTGA